The Microbacterium trichothecenolyticum sequence CATTGAGCGTGTGTTGGGAACCAGGTCGATGTGGCTGTGATAGAGCCTGGTGTCTTCCTGAGTATTGCCTAAGGATTGTGATAAAAGCAAACTCATCTGATTTCCTACGCGTGAATATTTCGCTACAAGACACGTTTCGGGTAGCTACCCGCCGGCGTCGGCTGCGATGTCAACTCAGCCCTCCGCCCGGCGATGTGTGGGTGAGGTCGCACGACACTTCGACAACAGGGTCGATTGAACTGTTCGCCGTAGGGGTCACGAGAGCTTCAGCATCGACAGCGCTCGAGGTTCCGCGAACGGTCACGGTCACCTCGGTCGCTGCGGCGGGCTGCAGGTCGGAGCTGAAGGTCATCACGTCCCGTCCTTCCAGCACACTGCTGGTGAACGGACTTTCCGTTGGCGACGTGGAGGAGACGATCTCGAAGCCCTCGGGGAGCAACACGTTCGCGACAACCCGCGCTGTTCCCGGTGCGACCCTGTAGACGCCGCCTCCGGTGATGTACCAAGGCAGGGTCGTTCCGGCATCGATGGGAGCGGTGTTCGTCAACTTCACATGAAGTACGAGTTGACGCACCCCTTTCTGCCCCGTCGCCTGACAGGCCGCCCAGGCCAGAGACACCTCGGGCACCACGTAGTAGCTCATCTTGGAGCCGGTGCCGTCGTTCAGGTAGACGCCGAACCGGGCGTGGCGCTCATCGGTTACAGGGAGTAGGCCGGCAATAGTCGAGCCATCGAGGATGGCCTGTTCGTTGGGCTCTTTACTCCATATGTACAACCGGTGCTCGGCGCCTGCGCGTCCTAGTGCAGCAACTAGCTCCGGGGCGGATGCCTGGCTGTTCAGAAGCGCTTGGAAGACGGCGCCGGTGGCGGCCGTGAAGAACGCGTCCTGCTGCTCTGGCGACTCGTAGCGCAAATACACCTCGTTCAGGAGGAGAGCCGCCGCGTTCTCTGCGGTCAAGGTATCGCCCGACGCGATCGGCACTGGCCCGGTCGCTCGCAGGAGGTAAGAAAGCGCGACCGGATCGACCGCGAGAACTCCGTCTACGTCGACCCCGGTCGCCGACAAGTACATTTCGCGTGCGCTCGCTCCGACGACCGAGAAGTCGGGAACTTGGGTGAGATTGTGGAAGTACCGTGCGGGTTTTGTGCCGTAGAGATCGGTGATCTGCTTCGGAAGGTCGACGACAGGTCCGTCGAAACTCTGCGACAAAGAAGTGGCGGACTCGGTTCGCACGAGCGAGACCGCGCCGTCCACGGTCTTGAGGAGAATCGCCGTGCCCGAGATTCCCCCCAGCGAGCGCCATTCCGCGTTGTTCTGCACGAGCACGAGGTATTCCCGTTCGCCCTTCCCGCCCAGCATGGAGGGGAGCAGATGCGACGTGCGTGCGAGAGTGTCGATAGACCCCGCTGTTTGCTCGAAGACCTCGATGGCTCGATTAACCGCGGAATCAACGATTCCGACGAGAGGAGTGCGATTGATCGCGCGGACGGCGTCCGTCGCGGCGGAGGCACTACGCGAGGCTTCGTCGGCGGGTCCGGCGATGTTCGACAGCGCATTTGGGTCTATGCGTCCATTGACAGGTCTGAGCGAGTCCACTTTCACGCCCTGAGCAGCCGTGGCTAGCGGTAACAGGCTTCGACCGAGGAGTTGATCCATCGATGCGGCGAGCGTGCTGAAGGCTTCAAGCTGTGGCCCAACCCACGGGGTGAGCGAGGCAAGAGTCCACACCGGGTCTGACGTAAGTTCTCGTGCTTCCGCCGCTTCCGATGCGAGTCTGGCAATCGTCGGTGAGGCTGCGGACGGATCGGCTGCCACGTCCATAGCGCTGCGACTGGCCTCGCTTTGAACACGCGCGAGATGCTGGTAGGCGAGCGTACCGCGCACACCGACCCAGAGGGCTATTGAAACGGCAACCAGCATCAAAGTGGCGAGCGTCCACGCGAAAACTCGACCTGCGGTCTTCATCTGCGGGGAAAGAACGCTCATTTCAGCACCTCGCATCTCACCCAGCTCGGACGGTCGCGCGGGGTCCACACATGCCAACAATTCCGCTCTCGATCCGCGGGGCAGACAGAGTATGCAGACCAGTTCGCTGGTTCACTCACGGCGCTTTGAGCGAGTGCTGTCACGGCGACGAGACCGCGCGGAGCGGCTCCGGCCGTTGTCGATCGGAGAGAGGAGACCCTCAATGTGTTCGGCCGCGGTCGCAGTTTCCACCTCGTCGACCGTCTCGCGGTAGCCGTATCCGTAGCCATAGCCCGCGTAGTAGGCATCTGGCCCGCGCGTTGGGACCATCGTCATAACAAAACCGGCCAGCTTGGAACCGACCGTGTTCAGAGCCGCTGTCGCGAGGGTCAGCTGATGCCGAGTCGTTCGACCGGCCGAAACTACCATCAGAGCGCCACTCGTCGCGCGCGAGAGGATGGCGGCGTCGGTGACAGGCAGCAAAGGAGGGGCGTCACACAGAACGACGTCGAACTCTCTCTCAAGGCTTGAAAGAAGGCTGTTCATCTGGTCGGAACCCAGGAGTTCGCTGGGGTTCGGCGGAATCTTCCCAGCGGGCAGCACCCATAGAGTTCTACCGCCCCACGGCAGCATTACGTCGTCAAGGGACGCGCGACCTATGAGCACGTCGGTCAGCCCCGCCCCTCCTTCAATGCTCAGGTACTCCGCTACCTTTGGCTTTCTGAGGTCGGTGTCGATCAGCGCAACGCGCTTCCCGGCATCCGCGAGCGCGACTGCAAGATTGATGGTGGTGGTCGATTTGCCCTCGCTCGGCATCGAGCTGGTGACTACGAAGCTTGATCGGCCACCCATGTCGAGGAACTGCAGGTTTGTACGAAGCGCGCGAAATGACTCTGCCCGAGGGCTGAGAGGATCGGCGTGGACGATGAGAGGTCGGTCTTTCGCCTTCGCGTCGTATGCAATCGAACCCATTCCCGGGGCGCCGGTGATCTGCTCGGCTTCGCGCGGATTGCGAACGCGGTTATCTAGTCGCGTTCGTACAACTGCTGTGACAGCGCCAGCAGCTAAGCCGAAGATTGTGCCGAGCACAAGGTTGACAGTGACATTGGGGCTGGACGGAGTTGTTGACGGCTGAGCATCGCGCACCCGGCTGAGACGCACAGGGCTGACACCATTTGCTGTAGAAGGCTCCAGTTGCGGAACCGTCGCGGACAGGCTTGCCGCAACTGCGTTCGCGATGTTGGCGGCGGTCGACGGATCGGGGTCGGTAGCGGTGATCGTGATGAGAGTCGAGTTCAACGCTGCTGATGCGCTGACCACTTGTGCCAATCTGTCTGCCGTCGTGGCGAGACCCATCTCTGCGATGACGCGGTCGAGAACGGCCGGCGTCGTCGCGAGGCCGACGTACGTGTTGATGCGCGCCTGTGTGAAGCTCGATCCTTGCTGAAGTTCTGCTGCAGTGCTACCGCCCTGCGTCGACACGAAAACTGTGCTCGTTGACTCATAGAGTGGCGTGCGGGTGAGCGTGTACCCCGTGGCTACGCCGAGGCCAATGAGAGTCAACAGGACTATCACGAGCCAGTTTTTGCGAAGAACGCGGATGTAGTCGCTGGGCTCCATGGTGCCTCTCGAAGACGCGATGATGACCTGCTGCGTTAGGTCTCGGAATCGTGCTCAGTCTTACACACAGAATGTTTCGAGCTCGCGTTGAGCGCGTATTCCACCGTCTTCTTCGCCTCGCCCAGCGTGTGCCGATACATTGGCCGAGTGTCCGATTCCCTCAGCGATCCTGCTACCTCTCGCCGTGCAGATGGCGGCTCGGCATCTCCATGGGATTCCGTAAAGTCATCGGATGACCACGGCGCACGCAAGCGACGTAGGCAGCGTCTCGATTGGCGTGAAGGGGGTCGGTCGCTGCGTCCATGGGATGCGACGGTCCTTGCGATCGTGCTCGCGGGTGTAGGCGCTGGGCTCATCGGTGCCTATTTTGCGGCCCGTATCTCGGTGCCCTGGGCACCGTTCGCTTCGACGATTGCATTGTGGTTGGGCCTGCTCGCGGCAATCAGCTTCGCGTTAGCGCGCGCACAGCCCGCTGGACTGTTTCGATTCAGATCTATCGATCTGTTGTGGGGGATCGGTCTCGGGCTGGGCCTGCGACTCGTGCAGGGCTTGTTGAGCGGTTCTCACGCGACTGCCTTTCCCTCGATGACGCCATCGGAAGGGTTTCCAGAGCACGCCTGGTGGATCGCCACGGTGCTCTCCGCCGGTCTGTTCGCCCCCCTCATCGAGGAGACCATGTTCCGTGGCGTGCTTCTTGTCGCAGTGTACGGCCTCCTCTTTCGCGGCCTGGGCGGTTTCGCGGCGAGCGTGACGGCCGTGCTGTGCTCTGCGGGCTCGTTCGTGCTGCTTCACGCAGCGTTCACTGAGTTGGCGCTCGCGAGCGGCGTGCAGCTGTTCATCGTGGGAACTACATGCGCGCTCATCGTGATCTTTACCGGCCGTCTAGCGGGCGCGGTGCTCGCGCACATCGTTTACAACGTGACTTTCCTGGTACTGGCAGTGCTCGGAACGGCACTCGGGAGTGTCTCCTAGGAGCGAGTCGGCCGGCGGCCAATCGACTCTTGAAAGCGGACGAGGTACCCGTCGGGGTCGGTGACGAGGAACTGTTGGACGCCCGCCTCGGTGTCCTCGTCGATGAGGTACCACATCGTCTCGGGTTCCATGAAAAGCGGATGATTCGCTTCTCGCAGGGCGGCGATGATCGGCGCGATTCGCGGCACGTTGATCTGGAAGTTGATTCCCCGACCCAGAGGTGATTCCAGCGGCCCCGTCACCCAGTTCCGGCCAACGGGTCTGCTGTACGGATAGGTGACAGGGGTTAGTCAGGCCGCGAGGGCCAGGGTCTTGGTCATCATTGTCTCGAACTCGACCGGGGTCAAACGGCCGAGACGGTCTTGCCGACGGCGTCGGTGGTAGGTTCGCTCGATCCAGGTGACGATCGCGATGCGCAGCTGTTCGCGGGTGGTCCAGGAGCGTCGGTTGAGGACGTTCTTCTGCAGGAGCGAGAAGAACGACTCCATGGCGGCGTTGTCGCCCGCAGCTCCCACTCTGCCCATCGATCCGACCATGCGGTGACGGGCCAGGGCGCGGATTGCCTTCCGGGAGCGAAATTGACTGCCCCTGTCGGAATGTACGACGCAACCGGCGACGTTCCCGCGCAGAGCGGCGGCGTTGTCGATCGCGTTGACGACGAGACGGGACTTCATCCGGGAGTCGATCGAGTAGCCGACGATCTTGCCCGAGAAGACGTCCTTGATCGCGCAGAGGTAGAGCTTGCCCTCGCCGGTGTGATGCTCGGTGATGTCGGTCAGCCAGAGCCGGTTCGGCGCGTCCGCAATGAACTCGCGTTGGACGAGGTCGTCGTGAACAGGAGGGCCGGCCTTGCGGCCTTTCCCGCGGGCGCGTTTCTTGCCAAACGCCGACCACCAGCCGTTCTCCGACGTAATACGCCATGCGGTCCGGTCGGACATCGCCTCCCCGGCGTCGCGGGCCTCATCGGCGAGGAGGCGGTGTCCGAACTCGGGGTCGTCGCGGTGCGCGTCGAACAGCGCGTTCGCGCGAAATGCCTCCACCAGCTCCGCGTTGGTGATGGGGTTGGCGAGCCAGCGGTAGTAGGGCTGGCGGGCGAGCTTGAGGACCCGGCACGTCACCGTGACGGGGATCCCGTCACCGGCGAGCTCTTTCACGAGCGGGTAGAGCCTTTTCCCGGCAGATGCGCCTGCGACAGATACGCCGTCGCCCGTCGCAGCACCTCGACCTCCTGCTCCAGCAGCCGGTTGCGCGCCCGCAGTTCGCGGACCTCGGCGTCTCGGTTAGTTGGCGACGGAGCACCGGTATCGGCAGCGGTCTTCTCGGCGCGGGAGCGGGCGAGCCACTTCGTGAGGGTCATCGGGTGGACCCCGAAGTCGGCGGCGATTCGCTCGATCGTCACACCGGGCTCACGGTTCTCGGCGACACGCACCACGTCGTCGCGGAACTCCTTCGGATAAGGCTTGGGCACGATGGCATCCTTCCAGGCCCGTCCTGCGGGGCAAGCCAGATCAGATGTCACCTATCCGTGCAGCAGACCCAACACCGCGTTGCTCGAGCATGATGTGTGCGGACCCGAGGGAGATGTAGGCGAAGCCCTCCTCCTGGCGTTGGTAGGTGATCCAGAAACCGCAGAGCCCGCACCAGAACTCGATGCTCTTCGACACGTCGCCGACCAGAAGCTCAGGCACCAGTGCGGGGAGAGTTGGCGAGTCGCTCACTCACTCATCGTCGCAGACCATCAAGGTGACGTAGCCGGGGCGTCTTTGCGCGGAGCACGAGGCCGCCACGATAGGTCAAGGCGGGTGTCGGATCGGTCGGCGGGCTCGGGGATTACCGGAATGAGGCCCTGAGAGCGCAGCTGCTCACGAATCATCGCCCCATTCCGTCGCAGCCCCGAGGGAGGCTTGATGTAGCACCGGGTTCGGCCTGCCTGCGGAGGCTCGCGAGTGTTGATCGTCCTCGCCAACCTTCGGATTATCGCGCCCCAGCGACGTACTGGAGTCAGGGACCCCAAGACCAAAAAGGACGTCCGGGTTCTGAAACACCACTCTCTTGCCTCGAGGGCGGTACGAAACCCTGAGCCGATCTGTTTTCTCGCGGACAAACAGATCATCGTGTCCCCGTCGTACGCCTTACTGACTGCACGGCCGCAGATGCCCGCTATCTTTGGCGGATGCGACATCACCAGAAGCAGGACAGGGCGCAGACTCTAATGAGTCCCCCAGATGCCGTAGGGTGCCTGAACGGGGCGGGGGTAGGCTTCGATCAAGCATTAGGTCGGAGGGGAGCGGTGAGCGTTTACTCGGGTTCTACGGGCAGGACAGCCGCCGCGATGACGACGGTGTTCGTCCTCGGTCTCACCGTTCTTTCAGGTCGCATACGTGGGATCGCACTCGTTCGGGCGAAGCACAAATCGAGCTACGTCCTGCTCGCTGTAGTCGGAATGCGCCTTGGCTGCCCCCTCAGCCGCTCGTACAATTTTTCGGTCGCCACGTTTTGAGTCGATGGCATTCCTGGGCATTTGAGCCTCTTTGGGCCATCTCAACTCTCTTAGATTGCGAAGGTTTTTGATGACCGATTGGGTTGTTCAGTTTGCTGTCGTCTTGTACTTGGTGGGGCCACTCATATTAATATGGGTGTTGCGAGGTGCTTTCCAAATTGTTGCTTTGTCGCCTGTCATTATCGTGGTCTCGATCTTCGCCATAGTTGGCGTTTTGGGATTTTTGATATCCCCATACACGACATATGCTGGCGGTGTCAGCATTATCGTTCAGTTGACGGCGCGGCAGAATTTGGAAACCGGCCTGATTTTCGGCACGACATCGTGGCTAATTTTGATCGGTGCGCTCGCGAGTATATATATCCCAAATGTTCGTACGGTGAGAGTTCAGCCTCGCCCGTTGGATCTCTCCGGGTCGGCGCAGGTTGCTGCCCTTGCTCTAGCGGCGATCCCGATAGTCATGCTGGTTGCACCGATCGGGCTTGGTATCTTCTATCGGAGCAGCTACCTGACAGGAGAGGGTGGGGGCGCGTTTAGCGTGGCGCAGCAATTAGCGCTCGCTTCAGGCGCCGTGTTCGGCTTCGTGTCCATCTCCGGCACCAGGGCACTTCGAGTGACGGCACTGTGTCTAGCGGTCGTGTGCGGGGTGGCTCTATTTTCATTAGGCTCGCGGCGGCTCGCGATGCTGCCCGTGGCAGTTGCTTTCGGCGCAATCTTGGCGAGGCCAAGAAAGGGGGGTAAGTATCTCGCTACTGGTCTCGCTGTTGCCGGCGTCCTTCTCCCGCTGCCTCTGTACTTGAGGTCCTCGTCGTTGCATGGTCTTTTGCCATATGTCGCCCAACTGGGAACTTTCAACATCGCTCAGATTGACTGGTTAGCCACTCTGAATAATGTGATCGTGGCGTTTCCTATAACGGGTGCAACCGTGTTTCAGACTCCGCCTATTCCCATGGAATATTTCTGGATCAGCATCAATCCACTACCCGGGGAGGTTGCGGGATTTTACGGTATTACGCAGAATCTCGGCCTCAATCAAATAACCCCATACTCAACTATTGGTGAAGTCTGGAATCATGGAGCGGGTGTATCTATCCTCTTTTGGTTGGTCATCGGACTAACTCTGGGTATTCTTGAGCGCGCGGTAGGACAGTGGCTGCGAACGCGATACAGCTTTGTGGGGCTGGGGCTTGTGGTCTTGAGTGCCTTGTATGCTGTGACGTCTCTGCAGTACAACTTGCGATCCTCTACGCGGATGCTTGTATATGCAGGCGTCATTGCCTTGATTGTGCATCTAGTAAGTGATCGCGAGTCGCGACGCAGGGATGAAGGTCCTAAAGGGATCGCCGACGCTCGACTGACTTGAGGAACATTCTTCAGTCGTGAAGCTAGCAAACAAGCGCCGACTGTAGCGAGTACGACGCCTACGCAGCACTATCTCGCGCTAGATCATCGATGAAGGATGAGACGCGGACCTCATACGATTGCCAAGTGTACTTACTCGCTGTCCTAGTAGCGTGGTGCCCGACCCTCAGCGCTATTGATCGATCATCATAAATCCTGGATATCACCTGCGCTATCTCTACTGATGAGCCGGCTTGCACTATCCAGCCGTCTCGGTCGTGCGCGACTATGTCACTACCAAATGTTCTATCGGAGAGGATAACTGGGGTGCCCGACTGCATGGCTTCAATCGCAACCAGCCCAAACCCCTCGGCGAGACTTGGTAGGGCTAGAACATCCGCCGATGCCATCAGGCGTGCAAGTTTGTGACGTGGCATGGGGCCAAAGAACTCTGTATTTGAATACTTCTTCTCGATAAAAGTTCTCGTCTCGCTTGATATCGGCCCGGCAATGGTCAGGCCTGCAACCTTCGGGCCCAGTTCTCGAATCGCGTCGAGAAGGTAGAATATTCCTTTACGTTGATTCACCTGCCCTGCAAAGATCACGCGAATTGGGCCGGAGCGATTATTTTTCTTGGAAAAACTATCTCGCATCTCAGCCTCATCTAACAATCCTGGGTCCGCGCCAAGGCTCATCACCTCTACTCGAGCTGCGGAAACTCCACTTTCGATGAAAGTTCTCTTGGCGAATGAGCTAGGGACAATAATCTTGTCGGCCAGGGATATTTCCTCCTCGAGGACATCGCGGCGCTGAGCGGTCAAGTCATGTCCTTGTAAGAAGCGCGCCCATTCAGGGTTGAGAAGGGCTTCCTCGGATAAGAAATTCTTCATCCAATCATGATGAGCAATCGGATACAGGAGAACTCGATACGAGTCGTGTGCGGCACGGAATGCCCCCAAGGCGGACGTGTATTGTCCGACAACGACATCTGGCCGGTGTCGGGTGACCCACTTCTCGGATGCAGAACGAAAGCGCTGCATCCGCATCTCGATCTGATCCTCGGTTGCCCCTTGCGCTCCCAAAGGAAGATGCTCGCGAAGTGCCTGGACCCTGGCTTTCCCGATGACGCGGAATCGAGCGATATCAGTCGGAAGTTGGCGCCTGAGCAGGGTTTCGGAGGTGCTTCTGTGCAGGCTTCCAGCTGCCTTCGCGGCCCTCATGATGAGCGCGTCGGAATGCCAAGTGGTCGATGTGAGGTAGTCGCACCGGCCGCGTAGGCGCTGGATCGCCGACGCCCAATACACAGGTTCCGGGTGCGTACCAGAATTTAGAACGACTGATCTGCCGTTGCCCGCGATCGAGTCGAGCAGAGCTTCATTGTTAGCACTCATCCCAGTAGCCTTTTCTCTCTGCGTAGCGCGATGATGTAACCGAAGCCCCATCCGATAAGCCCAAGTGCGGACGAAGCGATCGCAACGGCTCCGATTGGGTCATCGAGAGGAACGGGCAATCCGATCGCAACGGCCCAGCTCACCGATAGGGAGAAGGCCACCACCGCGATTCGTATGTAAACGCCGATAATTTGATATCCCAAGGCGGATGATGCGGCCGCGATGGGGCTTGTCCACGCCCCGAAAAGCGCGGCAATTGAAAGTATTGCGACGACCCGAGCGGAAGAGGACCAGGGCAGTTCGGCGAGAAACATTATTGCGGCGAATGCGATGCCAACATAGATGACGGTAGCGAGCAGAAGGACACGAACTCCTCGCCTCACCTGCCCACGTAGGTTTTCTATTCCCTCAATCGAGGATAGTCTCCAACTGCCAAGGCTGAAGGAAGCAATAAGCGATGTGTTGACTATGTTGAGGGGGCCCAAGGCCGTCTGTAGAACACGATAGATCGCGGCGAGAGGGGTCGTCAAAGTCAGGGTGGCTATAGCCATTGGCACAAGATTTGCGATGACCGACATGAGATTATCGAGGCCGCTCCATCGGCCCAATTTTATGGTTCCTCTCAGCGGAACTTGCCTTGCGAACGATGGTGTTTTGCGCCTTAGTATCAACGCAGTCCCGGCAGCGGCGATGGATGCGCTTGTGGACCAGCCTATTGCAAACGCTATCCATGAGGGCTGAAATGCGATAAGGATACTTGTGGGCGCGAGGGTGAATATGAAAAATCCATCCATCACGACGGAGAATTGCGGGCTGTCTCGAGAAATATAGAAGTATCTTACGAAGTCCATTCCAAGGCTGGAGATGACGAAGAATGTGGTAATAAGCGCTACCGTCAGCCAGTTTTCGCTTGCCCCCATTACGAAAGGACAGGTAGCGATCACTGGAGCCGCGAAAGCGGGGATGGAGACCCAAGCCCATCTACCCGGCATTGAGGCGGGAACGCCCAGTTCTCGGCGGGCCGCTAAAGCGGGGGCGAGCAATGTCGCTCGTTGCACAAGGATGGCACTCGATGCGAATAGTTGAAGCATCGCGAGCGGCACGAGGCTGCTCGGTCCTAACAAGCGAGACCCGGCGATGAGGAGGGCTGAATTTGTCGCCGCGGTCAGCGAGCTATCAACTGCGATCCAGAAGCTCGGTCTTTTGGGTAATTCGGAGAGGCGGTGCCTCATACTCATGCACGCGACCTTTTCTGTGAAGAATTTCGGGATCGTGAAACCTTTGCTCTGAGGATCACTGGTGCCGATAGCGCTTTGAGGGGTAGCAGATATTACATTCGTTCAGTGCATTGTTTTTCGAAGAGTGTAAAGCTGGGTCTGTCTAACTTGTCTTCGGGGAACCCGAAGAACTTGGGCGTCGAAATGGAGACAATGTCGGTAAGTTGACGCAAACATCTACTCGCGGATCATACCATGGGAATCGCTCGCGCGGCTTGTGTGTGAAACGTGGTGCTCTCTGTCAAGTATTCTCGATGGGGTGTATGAACCGTGCGCCCGTGACATGGATAGGTGCTTTCGTACATACTCCCAAAGCTGCAGTTCGCGGCGATTGGCACCCGGATTACCTGCCATGCGCAGTACCTGTTGTGCGAGCGGGGTATACAGCCGACGGTTTGTGCTGAGGAGGCGCCAATTACGCGATAGCTCGAGCTGCGCGTGCGTGCATCTTTCGGTAGTTCTGTACCTCACGTAAACGCTATCGCAGAGAAGTACAAGGTTTTACGTTCGCGGGCTTCGCCCGCTGGGCGAACGTGGAACTGCTTACCCGTCACTTGATGCAGGTAGGCCTCTGAGGGGGCTGTGCGTGTGAGGGCAGTGGTGGACCGAACGGGCCCGTCGCCGATCACTGGTCGCTTATCAGCGGTTCTCTCATTGCGGATTCGCCTGGAGTGCGACGAGAAACGTTCCAGCAAATTTAGCAGGAGTGTGCTTCAGTATTTGTGGTGAAGAGATCGGTCCTCGCCACGCTTCTTTCGCCAGGGCGAGGCTTGTGGCCAGACTTGGCGCATCCGTTTTCGCTACGAACACGCCGGGCATGTCACGCACGCTGAGGGCGACGCCCGCGCGGTCGCTGACGACCACGTGCCGTCCTGCCGCGAGAGCCTCGTTGATCACGAGGCCCCATACTTCTTCGTGGGAGGGGAGGACGAGGGTGTGGTGGGCTGCCAGGAGCGATGGAAGGTCCTGGTATGCAACGTTGCCCGTGAAGCGGATCGATCCTGTCTGATCCTCTTTTCTGGCGAGTGACTCTAAGTCTGCGCGCCTGTCACCGGCGCCCACGACAGTCAGGCTATCTCCAGGTGCAGCGCATCGCGCGAAGGCACGGATGAGCCCGTCCACGTTCTTTCGTGTGATGAGTTGTCCAATGTAGATGAAGCGGTGGCCGCTGCCGAGGGGGGCGCGGCGGGCAACGGCCGCGAAGCGGTCGACATCTACCGCGTTGAACCCTTCAATGATTCTGTCGGGGCGGACTCCGAGAGTCCGCAGGGCATCTGCCGCCGCGACACCCGGCACGACGACCGCATCCATGCTCCGGAAGAAGCGACTTCGAGCGCGAGCGATTGCTCCGGACTGATGGTGCTGGGACATCCGCGTCGACTCATAGAAGCCGACACGACGGACGCCGTTGCGTTTCGCCGCTAGAGATACTTGCCAGCACGCTGGCGATTCCCACGCGCCGAGGAGTACAGCATCGGTCGATGCCACAAGATCGCGGGCCGACTCACGCAGCGCGTAGTACTGGCGCTCGCCGCGACCGACGGAACAGGTTCGAAGATGCCCGATGTCGAGACCGCTGGAACGAGCGCGCACCGCGGTCCACTCTGCGGAGCGTCGAGCTTCCGCAAGAAGGGTTTCGTCGGGCTGCAACAGCCTGATCTTGAGTTCGGCGCGCTCCGCGAGCGCTTCCCACACGGGAACGCGGTACGGAGCAGCGTTGTTTGTGATCCAGAGAATTCTAGTAGGCCTAGTCGTGGACGACGACATGTGCTCTCCTGCTCAACCCTGACGGGCGCGAGAGGGGCTCGGTCGCTCGAGCGGACATCGGGTGATGTCTCGCCAACGCACTAACCCGGAGTGCTGCTGGATTTTCGAGCCCACTACGTCAAGGACCTGACGAAAGTGTACTGCGATTTTTGTCTATGTCGTGCGCGCCGCGTCCATTAGGCGAACTGATCGATCGGCCGAGCGTCGTTGGTGATGTTTTCGAATGCTCGTGGCGGACGTATCGTCAAATCGCGGAGCACGTGTCTTTAAAGAGCAAGCATGTGTCGGACTCCCGTGCGGAAGTTGGTGACCATGCCATCGATACTCGGCGCGGGAGGCCAGCTGGTGTCGGGGTGCTCGAGAGCCCCCGCGGAGGCGGCGATCATGGCGTCGGCGAAGGCGAGTGGATCGTCGGCCGTGATCTGCACCTGTTCGCCCTCGATGAGGTATTCCAGCTCGGGAGCGTGCCAGGGCCAGTCGGTCGTGATGAGGGGAGTGCGCGCCGCGAGGCAGTCGACAGCGATGAGGCCGACTCGCCCGGGATTCACGACGGCCTCCGCACCGACCAGCACCGCGGCCTTGTCGGCGGCGGCGCCGTATCCGAGCATGCTCACCTGTCCCCGGGACGCAGCTCGATCGAGTACCCCGGCTTGGCCGCCGAGCCCCAGGACGACGACATGGACGTCTGAACCGCGCTCGCGCACGATGTCGAGCGCATGTGCGAGGAACGAGATTCTCTTGCTTTCGTCGAGCCCGCCCACGTACGCCAGGTAGGGGCCGTCAGGAACCCCCCGTTCACGAAGCTTTTGCCGGGCCGT is a genomic window containing:
- a CDS encoding glycosyltransferase family 4 protein — encoded protein: MGLRLHHRATQREKATGMSANNEALLDSIAGNGRSVVLNSGTHPEPVYWASAIQRLRGRCDYLTSTTWHSDALIMRAAKAAGSLHRSTSETLLRRQLPTDIARFRVIGKARVQALREHLPLGAQGATEDQIEMRMQRFRSASEKWVTRHRPDVVVGQYTSALGAFRAAHDSYRVLLYPIAHHDWMKNFLSEEALLNPEWARFLQGHDLTAQRRDVLEEEISLADKIIVPSSFAKRTFIESGVSAARVEVMSLGADPGLLDEAEMRDSFSKKNNRSGPIRVIFAGQVNQRKGIFYLLDAIRELGPKVAGLTIAGPISSETRTFIEKKYSNTEFFGPMPRHKLARLMASADVLALPSLAEGFGLVAIEAMQSGTPVILSDRTFGSDIVAHDRDGWIVQAGSSVEIAQVISRIYDDRSIALRVGHHATRTASKYTWQSYEVRVSSFIDDLARDSAA
- a CDS encoding glycosyltransferase, producing MWEALAERAELKIRLLQPDETLLAEARRSAEWTAVRARSSGLDIGHLRTCSVGRGERQYYALRESARDLVASTDAVLLGAWESPACWQVSLAAKRNGVRRVGFYESTRMSQHHQSGAIARARSRFFRSMDAVVVPGVAAADALRTLGVRPDRIIEGFNAVDVDRFAAVARRAPLGSGHRFIYIGQLITRKNVDGLIRAFARCAAPGDSLTVVGAGDRRADLESLARKEDQTGSIRFTGNVAYQDLPSLLAAHHTLVLPSHEEVWGLVINEALAAGRHVVVSDRAGVALSVRDMPGVFVAKTDAPSLATSLALAKEAWRGPISSPQILKHTPAKFAGTFLVALQANPQ
- a CDS encoding glycosyltransferase family 4 protein; this translates as MDELSIVQPYVPRYRVPFFDGLADALHADGVRLRVIAGSPTGAQAERQDAASAPWLETVESRVLAVGRRHLSLTSSRKLWRGSDAVIVPYQGTSLDALSALLRRNDRKVGVWGHIASYTSPLNALDGAIERWQLRRADHVFAYMPSGAAFARRAGVTPDRITTTMNSIDSAELEREVAALTGTTARQKLRERGVPDGPYLAYVGGLDESKRISFLAHALDIVRERGSDVHVVVLGLGGQAGVLDRAASRGQVSMLGYGAAADKAAVLVGAEAVVNPGRVGLIAVDCLAARTPLITTDWPWHAPELEYLIEGEQVQITADDPLAFADAMIAASAGALEHPDTSWPPAPSIDGMVTNFRTGVRHMLAL